The following are encoded together in the Streptomyces tsukubensis genome:
- a CDS encoding DUF3052 domain-containing protein, whose amino-acid sequence MSATADHAEERTNPAARLGFQPEQVVQEIGYDDDVDQELRESIEELIGNELVDEDYDDVADAVVLWFREDDGDLTDALVDASQLVDDGAPVWLMTPKTGRDGYVEPSDINEASQTAGLSQTKSINAGKDWTGSRLVTPKGAKSKR is encoded by the coding sequence GTGAGCGCGACCGCGGACCACGCGGAGGAGCGGACCAACCCTGCCGCGAGGCTGGGTTTCCAGCCCGAGCAGGTGGTCCAGGAGATCGGGTACGACGACGACGTCGACCAGGAACTCCGCGAGTCCATTGAAGAGCTCATCGGCAATGAACTCGTCGACGAGGACTACGACGACGTCGCCGATGCTGTGGTGCTGTGGTTCCGTGAGGACGACGGCGACCTGACGGACGCGCTGGTCGACGCATCCCAGCTTGTCGATGACGGTGCCCCGGTCTGGCTGATGACCCCGAAGACAGGGCGCGACGGATACGTCGAGCCGAGCGACATCAACGAAGCGTCGCAGACCGCGGGCCTGTCCCAGACCAAGAGCATCAACGCGGGCAAGGACTGGACGGGCAGCCGCCTGGTCACCCCGAAGGGGGCGAAGTCCAAGCGCTGA
- a CDS encoding TerD family protein, with protein sequence MGVSLSKGGNVSLTKEAPGLTAVTIGLGWDIRTTTGTDFDLDASAILTNDDGKVSSDANFVFFNNLKSPDGSVEHTGDNTTGEGEGDDEQIKVNLAGVPAEITKIVFPVSIYDAENRQQSFGQVRNAFIRVVNQAGEQEIARYDLSEDASTETAMVFGELYRNGAEWKFRAIGQGYASGLRGIAQDFGVNV encoded by the coding sequence GTGGGAGTCAGCCTCAGCAAGGGCGGCAACGTATCGCTGACCAAGGAGGCCCCGGGCCTGACCGCGGTCACCATCGGTCTTGGCTGGGACATCCGTACCACTACCGGTACGGACTTCGACCTTGACGCCAGCGCCATCCTCACCAACGACGACGGCAAGGTCAGCAGCGATGCCAACTTTGTCTTCTTCAACAACCTGAAGAGCCCCGACGGCTCCGTCGAGCACACCGGTGACAACACCACGGGTGAGGGCGAGGGCGACGACGAGCAGATCAAGGTGAACCTGGCCGGAGTCCCGGCCGAGATCACCAAGATCGTCTTCCCGGTCTCGATCTACGACGCGGAGAACCGTCAGCAGTCCTTCGGGCAGGTGCGCAACGCGTTCATCCGCGTGGTCAACCAGGCCGGTGAGCAGGAGATCGCCCGGTACGACCTCTCGGAGGACGCCTCCACGGAGACCGCCATGGTCTTCGGCGAGCTGTACCGCAATGGAGCGGAGTGGAAGTTCCGGGCCATCGGCCAGGGCTATGCCTCGGGCCTGCGCGGTATCGCCCAGGACTTCGGCGTCAACGTCTGA
- a CDS encoding TerD family protein, which translates to MTHAMLKGSNVPLEATAVRAVLRWTPGPDIPDIDASALLLGADGRVRSDEDFVFYNQPRHPSGTVWRLGKKRLSDGVSDTLQTDLAGVDAAVHRILLVASADDVAFEGVQGLQILLYDTASADPEPLASFEVHPETGAETALICGELYRREETWKFRALGEGYSNGLQGLATDFGISVDESESEYEPPSAAHPEGPGPELPPPAQGTAPQPWTPPGARGVPAPPPPRHAPQPAYGYPQEPAPAAPYGYQQPPPAQVPQPAYGYPQPVVPAAEPHFKLPPQGPQFIGR; encoded by the coding sequence ATGACGCACGCGATGTTGAAGGGGTCGAACGTCCCGCTCGAAGCCACGGCGGTGCGCGCCGTGCTCCGCTGGACCCCCGGACCGGACATCCCGGACATCGACGCCTCCGCTCTCCTGCTCGGCGCGGACGGACGCGTGCGCTCCGACGAGGACTTCGTCTTCTACAACCAGCCGCGCCACCCCTCGGGGACGGTGTGGCGGCTCGGCAAGAAACGGCTGTCCGACGGCGTCAGCGACACCCTCCAGACGGATCTCGCCGGCGTCGACGCGGCCGTCCACAGGATCCTGCTGGTCGCCTCGGCCGACGATGTCGCCTTCGAGGGTGTCCAGGGCCTCCAGATCCTGCTGTACGACACCGCTTCGGCCGACCCCGAGCCGCTCGCCTCCTTCGAGGTGCATCCGGAGACGGGCGCAGAGACCGCTCTGATCTGCGGCGAGTTGTACCGCCGGGAGGAGACCTGGAAGTTCAGAGCTCTCGGCGAGGGCTACTCCAACGGCCTTCAGGGCCTCGCGACCGACTTCGGGATCTCGGTCGACGAGTCGGAGTCGGAGTACGAGCCGCCGTCCGCCGCCCACCCTGAAGGGCCGGGGCCCGAGCTGCCTCCCCCCGCGCAGGGCACGGCTCCGCAGCCCTGGACCCCGCCAGGAGCGCGCGGCGTCCCCGCCCCGCCGCCTCCTCGGCACGCGCCACAGCCCGCCTACGGGTACCCGCAGGAGCCGGCGCCCGCCGCGCCCTACGGCTATCAGCAGCCACCACCCGCGCAGGTGCCGCAGCCCGCGTACGGCTATCCGCAGCCCGTCGTGCCCGCCGCGGAACCGCACTTCAAACTGCCACCCCAAGGGCCGCAGTTCATCGGGCGCTGA
- a CDS encoding DUF475 domain-containing protein, giving the protein MLLKTFGWSFAVTAVGLVAAVLYGGWTGFGIVAILTILEISLSFDNAVVNAGILKKMNAFWQKIFLTVGVLIAVFGMRLVFPVVIVAISAKIGPIEAVDLALSDKHRYQELVTDAHPSIAAFGGMFLLMIFLDFIFEDRDIKWLGWLERPLAKLGKVDMLSVCIALVVLLVSAMTFATHAHQHGGTHTDKAQTVLIAGIAGLITYLVVGGLSGYFENRLEEEDEREEEAEEAAKREGKKKSAVVLAGKAAFFMFLYLEVLDASFSFDGVIGAFAITNDIVLMALGLGIGAMYVRSLTVYLVRQGTLDDYVYLEHGAHYAIGALAVILLVTIQYQINEVITGLVGVVLIGASFWSSVRRNKRLAAEGLGPKAEVTSGV; this is encoded by the coding sequence GTGCTTCTGAAAACCTTCGGCTGGTCGTTCGCGGTTACCGCGGTCGGCCTGGTCGCTGCGGTCCTCTACGGGGGGTGGACCGGATTCGGGATCGTGGCGATCCTGACCATCCTCGAAATCTCGCTCTCCTTCGACAACGCTGTGGTCAACGCCGGAATCCTGAAGAAGATGAATGCCTTCTGGCAGAAGATCTTCCTCACCGTCGGTGTGCTGATCGCCGTCTTCGGTATGCGTCTGGTCTTCCCCGTGGTGATCGTGGCCATCAGCGCCAAGATCGGGCCCATCGAGGCGGTCGACCTCGCTCTCTCCGACAAGCACCGCTACCAGGAACTGGTCACCGACGCCCACCCCTCGATCGCCGCCTTCGGTGGCATGTTCCTCCTGATGATCTTCCTTGACTTTATTTTCGAGGACCGTGACATCAAGTGGCTCGGCTGGCTGGAGCGCCCACTGGCCAAGCTCGGCAAGGTCGACATGTTGTCGGTCTGCATCGCCCTGGTGGTTCTGCTGGTCAGCGCGATGACTTTCGCGACCCACGCCCACCAGCACGGGGGCACGCATACGGACAAGGCCCAGACGGTCCTGATCGCCGGTATCGCGGGACTGATCACCTACTTGGTGGTGGGGGGTCTCTCCGGTTACTTCGAGAATCGCCTCGAAGAGGAGGACGAACGCGAGGAAGAGGCCGAAGAGGCCGCGAAGCGCGAGGGCAAGAAGAAGTCCGCGGTCGTACTCGCGGGCAAGGCCGCGTTCTTCATGTTCCTGTACCTCGAAGTTCTTGACGCCTCCTTCTCGTTCGACGGCGTCATCGGCGCCTTCGCCATCACCAACGACATCGTGCTGATGGCTCTCGGTCTCGGTATCGGTGCCATGTATGTCAGGTCGCTGACCGTTTATCTGGTCCGGCAGGGAACCCTCGACGACTACGTGTACTTGGAGCACGGCGCGCACTACGCGATCGGCGCCCTCGCCGTGATCCTGCTCGTGACGATCCAGTACCAGATCAATGAGGTCATCACCGGGCTCGTGGGGGTGGTGCTGATCGGCGCGTCGTTCTGGTCGTCGGTACGCCGCAACAAACGGCTGGCGGCCGAGGGGCTCGGTCCCAAGGCGGAAGTCACCTCGGGGGTGTGA
- a CDS encoding TerD family protein yields MSFWDGVWRGKSSAFESGSAASNSIELTKRHPTVSLNKQGAATGNLRVNLSWRMRSSDIGGPRGGGGGLLRHPLKLFKPEVVQAHTQGVVNVDLDIGCLYEMTDGSKGVVQPLGAFFGDLNAPPFVKLSGDDRFGAPSGETIYVNLDQRDAIKRLLVFVYIYDQTPAFDRTHAIVTLYPSNGPRIEISLDERAPQARSCAVISIENNKGEITVRREVKFVYGFQAELDRLYGWGLQWGRGYKTKIGEN; encoded by the coding sequence ATGTCCTTCTGGGACGGTGTGTGGCGCGGCAAGTCCTCGGCCTTCGAGTCAGGCAGCGCCGCCAGCAACTCGATCGAACTGACGAAACGGCACCCGACGGTCTCCCTGAACAAACAGGGCGCCGCCACCGGCAACCTCCGGGTCAACCTCTCCTGGCGGATGCGCAGCTCGGACATCGGAGGGCCGCGGGGCGGCGGCGGAGGGCTGCTGAGGCATCCGCTGAAACTCTTCAAGCCCGAGGTGGTCCAGGCGCATACCCAGGGCGTGGTCAACGTCGACCTGGACATCGGCTGCCTCTACGAGATGACCGACGGCTCCAAGGGGGTCGTACAGCCACTCGGCGCCTTCTTCGGGGATCTCAACGCCCCGCCGTTCGTGAAGCTGAGCGGTGACGACAGGTTCGGGGCACCGTCGGGGGAGACCATATACGTCAACCTCGACCAGCGGGACGCCATCAAACGGTTGCTTGTCTTCGTCTACATCTACGACCAGACACCGGCGTTCGACCGCACCCACGCCATCGTGACGCTCTATCCCAGCAACGGCCCGCGTATCGAGATCAGTCTCGATGAGCGGGCACCGCAGGCGCGGTCCTGCGCGGTGATCTCCATCGAGAACAACAAGGGGGAGATCACCGTGCGCCGCGAGGTGAAGTTCGTCTACGGATTCCAGGCCGAACTGGACCGGCTCTACGGCTGGGGGTTGCAGTGGGGGCGGGGTTACAAGACGAAGATCGGTGAGAACTGA
- a CDS encoding TerD family protein, translated as MGVTLAKGGNVSLSKAAPNLTQVLVGLGWDARSTTGAPFDLDASALLCTSGRVMGDEWFVFYNNLKSPDGSVEHTGDNLTGEGDGDDESLLIDLSQVPAGCDKIVFPVSIHDADNRGQTFGQVSNAFIRVVNQADGQELARYDLSEDASTETAMIFGEVYRHGGEWKFRAVGQGYASGLRGIALDFGVNVS; from the coding sequence ATGGGCGTCACGCTCGCCAAGGGAGGCAATGTCTCCCTCTCCAAGGCCGCACCCAATCTCACCCAGGTGCTGGTCGGGCTCGGCTGGGACGCGCGCTCCACCACAGGAGCGCCCTTCGATCTCGACGCCAGCGCCCTGCTCTGCACGTCAGGGCGTGTGATGGGGGACGAGTGGTTCGTCTTCTACAACAACCTGAAGAGTCCGGACGGCTCCGTCGAGCACACCGGCGACAACCTCACTGGTGAGGGTGACGGTGACGACGAGTCGCTGCTCATCGACCTCTCGCAGGTCCCCGCGGGGTGCGACAAGATCGTCTTTCCGGTCTCGATTCACGACGCCGATAACAGAGGACAGACCTTCGGCCAGGTCAGCAACGCTTTCATCCGGGTGGTGAACCAGGCGGACGGCCAGGAGCTCGCCCGCTACGACTTGAGTGAGGACGCTTCCACGGAGACCGCGATGATCTTCGGCGAGGTCTACAGGCACGGTGGGGAATGGAAGTTCCGCGCTGTGGGGCAGGGGTACGCGTCAGGACTCCGGGGCATCGCTCTAGACTTCGGGGTCAACGTTTCGTAA
- a CDS encoding phosphoribosyltransferase — protein sequence MGYDEEREGTTVVWTGTWVADRLGVGIAGDAHLRDLLGLALRHNPKRAHLLVSNVLGKHVPQSPRIIHGHGYALGERVRALLGDTAPRATVLGYAETATGLGHSVADGLGVAPYLHSTRRRVAGVATAGGFEEDHSHATSHLLLPEDPELLDGAGPLVLVDDEFSTGNTILNTIRALHGRYPRDHYVIVALVDMRSVQDRTRFAEFAGEIGARVDLVVSATGTVDLPEDVLAKGRALVEAQTTAQAGTAPRAVPSARLDATAGDRLSEPSAGAGSPEPPAGERRNDGPREAAPSVVRVDLGWPDGIPDGGRHGFTPVHREGLLTALPGMAERLADELADAGRVLVLGCEELMYAPLRLATELEERTTAEVRFSTTTRSPVLAVDDPGYAIRTRIAFPAHDSPSDGPGTRYAYNVTGGNFDAVVAVIDSTADTPDLHAPDGLLAQLLNHIPRVLLAVVPSYVPRPDVPGPCVPRQAPAAHGGAELPDPLRGPAFSSYAPDEVGWLLRDLSGVALEAPTEEREEAVQNGGAHYAESLPVEYQPSPQYQELFLAALEASAGRVAHAVATVTETVLAERSPRPVLVSLARAGTPVGVLMRRWARHRHGIDLPHYTISIVRGRGIDTNALRWLAAHHDPADVVFVDGWTGKGAISRELAEALEGFDGFDPEIAVLADPGSCVRTYGTREDYLVPSACLNSTVSGLVSRTVLRADLVGPADFHGAKFYRDLAPSDMSGAFLDAVTERFPEAGETVDQHVKELLNTDRTPTWEGWAAVERISEEYGIHDVNLVKPGVGETTRVLLRRVPWKILARRGVGSDLDHVRMLARQRGVPVEEVEGLPYSCVGLIHPRYTRGATGADGKAVTAP from the coding sequence ATGGGATACGACGAGGAAAGAGAAGGAACAACTGTGGTGTGGACCGGGACTTGGGTCGCCGATCGGCTGGGTGTGGGGATAGCCGGCGACGCACACCTGCGTGACCTGCTGGGGCTGGCCCTGCGCCACAACCCCAAGCGGGCGCATCTGCTGGTCTCCAACGTGCTGGGCAAGCATGTGCCGCAGTCGCCCCGGATCATCCACGGGCACGGGTACGCGCTGGGGGAGCGCGTCAGGGCACTCCTCGGTGACACGGCGCCGCGCGCGACCGTCCTCGGCTACGCGGAGACCGCGACGGGTCTCGGGCACTCGGTCGCGGACGGGCTCGGGGTGGCCCCGTATCTCCATTCCACCCGCCGCCGTGTGGCGGGTGTGGCGACGGCCGGCGGCTTCGAGGAGGACCACTCGCACGCCACCTCGCACCTGCTGCTGCCTGAGGACCCCGAACTGCTGGACGGGGCCGGTCCGCTGGTCCTGGTCGACGACGAGTTCTCGACCGGGAACACCATCCTCAACACGATCCGCGCGCTGCACGGCCGCTACCCCCGCGACCACTATGTGATCGTCGCCCTGGTCGACATGCGCTCCGTTCAGGACCGCACACGGTTCGCGGAGTTCGCGGGGGAGATCGGTGCCCGCGTCGACCTGGTGGTATCGGCGACAGGCACCGTGGACCTCCCCGAGGACGTCCTCGCGAAGGGACGGGCCCTCGTGGAGGCCCAGACCACAGCGCAGGCAGGGACGGCCCCGCGTGCGGTGCCCTCCGCCCGCCTGGACGCCACGGCGGGGGACAGGTTGTCCGAGCCTTCTGCGGGGGCCGGATCGCCCGAGCCTCCGGCGGGGGAGCGGCGGAACGACGGACCGCGGGAAGCCGCCCCCTCGGTCGTCCGCGTCGACCTCGGCTGGCCCGACGGTATACCTGACGGCGGCCGCCACGGATTCACCCCGGTCCACCGCGAGGGCCTCCTCACGGCCCTGCCCGGCATGGCCGAGCGTCTGGCCGACGAACTCGCGGACGCCGGACGGGTCCTCGTGCTCGGCTGCGAGGAACTCATGTACGCCCCGCTCAGACTGGCCACAGAGCTTGAGGAGCGGACCACCGCAGAGGTGCGCTTCTCGACCACCACCAGATCGCCGGTGCTCGCCGTCGACGACCCCGGCTACGCCATCCGCACCCGGATCGCCTTCCCCGCCCACGACAGCCCCTCCGACGGGCCTGGCACCCGTTACGCCTACAACGTCACCGGCGGGAACTTCGACGCCGTCGTGGCCGTTATCGACTCAACAGCCGACACTCCCGACCTGCACGCACCCGACGGTCTCCTGGCCCAACTGCTCAACCACATACCCCGCGTACTCCTCGCTGTCGTCCCCTCCTACGTTCCAAGGCCCGACGTACCAGGACCCTGTGTACCGAGGCAGGCCCCCGCCGCCCACGGCGGAGCGGAGCTGCCAGACCCCCTGCGCGGCCCCGCCTTCTCCTCGTACGCCCCCGACGAGGTCGGCTGGCTCCTGCGGGACCTGTCGGGCGTCGCACTCGAAGCACCCACAGAAGAACGCGAGGAGGCCGTACAGAACGGCGGCGCCCACTACGCCGAATCGTTGCCCGTCGAATATCAGCCGAGCCCTCAGTACCAGGAGCTGTTCCTGGCCGCGCTGGAAGCCTCGGCCGGCCGGGTCGCGCACGCCGTCGCCACGGTGACGGAGACCGTACTCGCGGAACGTTCCCCGCGACCCGTCCTCGTCTCGCTCGCCCGCGCGGGCACGCCCGTCGGCGTACTCATGCGCCGCTGGGCGCGCCACCGGCACGGCATCGACCTGCCGCACTACACCATCTCCATCGTCAGGGGCCGGGGCATCGACACCAACGCCCTGCGCTGGCTCGCCGCGCACCACGACCCCGCCGACGTGGTCTTCGTCGACGGCTGGACGGGCAAGGGCGCCATCAGCCGTGAACTTGCGGAAGCCCTGGAGGGGTTCGACGGTTTCGACCCCGAGATCGCCGTGCTCGCCGATCCCGGTTCCTGCGTACGGACCTACGGCACACGTGAGGACTACCTCGTCCCCTCGGCCTGCCTCAACTCCACCGTCTCCGGCCTCGTCTCGCGTACGGTGCTCCGCGCCGACCTGGTAGGACCCGCAGACTTCCACGGCGCCAAGTTCTACCGCGACCTCGCCCCCTCCGACATGTCGGGCGCCTTCCTCGACGCCGTCACGGAACGCTTCCCCGAGGCCGGTGAGACGGTCGACCAGCACGTCAAGGAGCTCCTGAACACGGACCGCACCCCCACCTGGGAGGGCTGGGCCGCCGTGGAGCGAATCAGCGAGGAGTACGGCATCCACGACGTCAACCTGGTGAAGCCCGGAGTCGGCGAGACCACCCGTGTCCTGCTGCGACGGGTCCCATGGAAGATCCTCGCCAGGCGCGGTGTCGGCAGCGACCTCGACCACGTACGAATGCTGGCCCGCCAACGTGGCGTTCCCGTCGAGGAGGTGGAGGGACTTCCCTACAGTTGCGTCGGGCTGATCCACCCGCGCTACACCCGCGGCGCGACCGGAGCGGACGGAAAGGCGGTGACCGCGCCGTGA
- a CDS encoding peroxiredoxin, with product MAIETGTKAPDFELKDNHGRAVKLSDFRGDKNVVLLFYPFAFTGVCTGELCALRDELPAFVNDDTQLLAVSNDSIHTLRVFAEQEGLEYPLLSDFWPHGEVSRAYGVFDEEKGCAVRGTFIIDKEGVVRWSVVNDLPDARDLNEYVKALGTL from the coding sequence ATGGCGATCGAGACCGGCACCAAGGCTCCGGATTTCGAGCTCAAGGACAACCACGGCAGGGCCGTGAAGCTGTCCGACTTCCGCGGTGACAAGAACGTGGTGCTGCTCTTCTACCCGTTCGCCTTCACCGGCGTGTGCACCGGCGAGCTGTGCGCGCTCCGCGACGAGCTGCCCGCGTTCGTCAACGACGACACCCAGCTTCTCGCGGTCTCCAACGACTCCATCCACACGCTGCGCGTCTTCGCCGAGCAGGAGGGGCTGGAGTACCCGCTGCTCTCCGACTTCTGGCCGCACGGTGAGGTCTCACGCGCCTACGGCGTCTTCGACGAGGAGAAGGGCTGCGCGGTGCGTGGCACCTTCATCATCGACAAGGAGGGCGTGGTGCGCTGGAGTGTCGTCAACGACCTGCCTGACGCCCGCGACCTGAACGAGTACGTCAAGGCGCTCGGAACTCTCTGA
- a CDS encoding HAD family hydrolase, with product MPDAEAPRLLCVEVYERAPLSYMTETAADLLARLAEAGLLVPSTTRTPEQYRRIRLPGPAPRFAICANGGRLLVDGVPDPDWERTVAARLAAECAPLAEVRAHMVSSADPAWLLKERVADGLFVYLVVDRVLLPSGWTKELSAWAEGRGWTVSLQGRKIYAVPKPLTKGAALREVVRRTGARRTLAAGDSLLDADLLAAADEAWRPGHGELADAGWNCPGLTVLRETGVAAGEEILRRFVGAAFPGRP from the coding sequence ATGCCCGACGCCGAAGCACCTCGGCTGCTCTGCGTCGAGGTCTACGAACGGGCACCCCTCTCGTACATGACGGAGACCGCCGCCGACCTGCTGGCCAGGCTGGCCGAGGCCGGACTCCTCGTACCCTCCACGACCAGGACGCCCGAGCAGTACCGGCGCATCCGGCTTCCCGGGCCCGCGCCCCGCTTCGCGATCTGCGCCAACGGCGGCCGGCTGCTCGTGGACGGAGTCCCCGACCCGGACTGGGAGAGGACAGTCGCCGCACGGCTGGCGGCGGAGTGCGCGCCCCTGGCCGAAGTTCGCGCCCACATGGTCAGCTCCGCCGACCCTGCGTGGCTGCTCAAGGAACGCGTCGCGGACGGCCTCTTCGTGTACCTCGTCGTGGACCGCGTGCTGCTGCCCTCCGGCTGGACCAAGGAACTGTCCGCCTGGGCCGAGGGCCGCGGCTGGACCGTGTCGTTGCAGGGCCGCAAGATATACGCCGTACCCAAGCCGCTCACCAAGGGCGCCGCCCTGCGCGAAGTGGTCCGTAGAACAGGCGCGCGCCGCACGCTGGCCGCGGGCGACTCCCTCCTGGACGCCGATCTCCTCGCCGCCGCCGACGAGGCCTGGCGCCCCGGCCACGGCGAACTGGCCGACGCTGGGTGGAACTGTCCCGGGCTCACGGTTCTTCGGGAGACGGGTGTCGCGGCCGGCGAGGAGATCCTGCGCCGCTTCGTGGGCGCCGCTTTCCCCGGCCGCCCCTGA
- a CDS encoding HpcH/HpaI aldolase/citrate lyase family protein, translating into MRHFGHVAPAVRDHLFHREPGAFTADSPPRTLAAALGATLYSPATRPALAEDIAKQTARGVTSMVLCLEDSIDDCEVRGAEDNLVTQFARLASDSTEELPLLFIRVREPGQITDLVRRFGATARLLSGFVLPKFTEERGVRFLEALTAAEASAQHRLFAMPVLESPELLHLESRHETLAGIARAVDKYRDRVLALRLGVTDFCSAYGLRRPPDMTAYDVHIVASVIADVVNLLGRADGTGFTVTGPVWEYFRVQERMFKPQLRRSPFLGQAEELRTSLIEHDMDGLLREIELDRANGLLGKTCIHPSHVMPVHALSVVSHEEFSDAEDILRPERGGGGVLRSSYTNKMNEVKPHRAWAERTLLRGEVFGVAREDIGFVELLAAGLEH; encoded by the coding sequence ATGCGTCATTTCGGGCATGTCGCCCCTGCGGTGCGGGATCATCTCTTCCACAGGGAGCCCGGCGCCTTCACTGCGGACTCACCGCCCCGCACCCTCGCGGCAGCCCTCGGAGCCACGCTGTACAGCCCGGCCACCCGCCCGGCTCTGGCCGAGGACATCGCCAAGCAGACCGCGCGAGGGGTGACCTCCATGGTGCTGTGCCTGGAGGACTCGATCGACGACTGTGAGGTGCGGGGCGCCGAGGACAACCTGGTCACGCAGTTCGCCAGGCTCGCGAGCGACAGCACGGAGGAGCTCCCCCTGCTGTTCATCCGCGTCCGTGAACCAGGCCAGATCACCGACCTCGTGCGCAGGTTCGGTGCCACGGCCCGTCTGCTCTCCGGCTTCGTGCTGCCCAAATTCACCGAGGAGCGCGGGGTGCGTTTCCTCGAAGCGCTCACCGCGGCCGAGGCCTCCGCCCAGCACAGGCTCTTCGCGATGCCGGTCCTCGAATCCCCCGAACTGCTGCACCTGGAGAGCAGGCACGAGACGCTGGCCGGTATCGCCCGCGCCGTCGACAAGTACCGGGACCGGGTGCTCGCGCTGCGGCTCGGCGTGACCGACTTCTGCTCGGCGTACGGCCTGCGCAGGCCCCCCGACATGACCGCCTACGACGTGCACATCGTGGCCTCGGTCATAGCCGACGTCGTCAACCTGCTCGGCCGGGCCGACGGCACCGGCTTCACCGTGACCGGCCCCGTATGGGAGTACTTCCGTGTCCAGGAGCGGATGTTCAAGCCACAACTGCGCCGCAGCCCCTTCCTCGGGCAGGCGGAGGAATTGCGCACCTCCCTCATCGAGCACGACATGGACGGCCTGCTCCGCGAGATCGAACTCGACAGGGCCAACGGCCTGCTCGGCAAGACCTGCATCCATCCCTCGCACGTCATGCCCGTCCACGCGCTCTCCGTCGTCAGCCACGAGGAGTTCAGCGACGCCGAGGACATACTGCGGCCCGAGCGGGGCGGCGGCGGAGTGCTGCGTTCCTCGTACACCAACAAAATGAACGAAGTGAAGCCGCACCGGGCCTGGGCCGAGCGCACCCTGCTGCGCGGGGAGGTCTTCGGGGTCGCCAGGGAGGACATCGGGTTCGTGGAGCTGCTGGCGGCCGGCCTGGAGCATTGA